A genomic window from Halogeometricum borinquense DSM 11551 includes:
- a CDS encoding M61 metallopeptidase family protein, whose translation MNVSVRRVLLALCIVVSLLASGGTAFAADTTIDETQTVERDGTNVRLTLTYDIPDSVTELTVEVPALSGGDYEVARTAHVERLNQTRFKWTDGPDPVIVLTAHISDPPIERVQSVVGADDWAFAALPQTGLSWRYRGDSVSATFDTAVSGEGYASETYAYLGPHRFASRTTDGPTVTVVAAPNTTSPEAMNETADHLQTLATEFDTGFQYDEVVTFIPPKSAFGPSDLAGRAVKHTILLRPRSVGTDTVGNVVSHEYVHTRLGAFFGSAEWLREGSAQYYGALLSVNAGVGSFEEFHSYVTTDKYADSGVVLRDTETWNSKFVPYQKGAHVLAALDAEIRVRTDGQQTLRDVFEKRSEERYGELHDHEDFRRAVVDVTGDGSMADWVDTYVGTNATPPVPDDPSLYVNHPDADTDGDGMTDGEEAALGTDPFSADTDGDGLSDAVELAGATNATLADTDADALDDGRESELPTNATLADTDGDGVVDGRDDYPLNAEHTTVTPVPRSTETESVATTQSEPPPDTTPRRYGLEKWLFELGLPSDETAQGVALVVPVVVFLLIAVRLAH comes from the coding sequence ATGAACGTGAGCGTTCGCAGAGTCCTTCTCGCACTCTGCATCGTCGTCTCGCTCCTCGCTAGCGGCGGAACGGCGTTCGCGGCCGACACGACGATAGACGAGACGCAGACGGTCGAGCGCGACGGAACCAACGTCCGGCTAACGCTCACCTACGACATCCCCGACTCCGTCACGGAACTGACGGTCGAAGTGCCTGCCCTGTCAGGTGGGGACTACGAGGTAGCGCGGACGGCGCACGTCGAACGACTGAACCAGACGCGGTTTAAGTGGACTGACGGCCCAGACCCCGTCATCGTCCTCACAGCCCACATCTCCGACCCGCCGATTGAGAGGGTCCAATCGGTCGTCGGAGCCGACGACTGGGCGTTCGCCGCACTTCCCCAGACGGGGCTGTCGTGGCGATACCGTGGTGACTCGGTTTCAGCGACGTTCGACACCGCAGTCAGTGGAGAGGGATACGCCTCGGAAACGTACGCGTATCTCGGCCCGCACCGGTTCGCGTCTCGGACAACGGACGGTCCCACGGTGACGGTCGTCGCCGCGCCGAACACGACAAGTCCCGAAGCGATGAACGAGACGGCCGACCACTTGCAGACGCTCGCCACCGAGTTCGATACCGGCTTCCAGTACGACGAAGTTGTCACGTTCATCCCGCCGAAATCGGCGTTTGGACCCTCTGATCTCGCCGGACGTGCCGTCAAGCACACGATACTCCTCCGGCCGCGGTCGGTCGGCACCGACACCGTCGGCAACGTCGTCAGCCACGAGTACGTTCACACCCGACTGGGTGCCTTCTTCGGGTCAGCCGAATGGCTTCGAGAGGGTTCCGCGCAGTACTACGGCGCGCTCCTCTCAGTGAACGCTGGTGTCGGTTCGTTCGAGGAGTTTCACTCGTACGTGACCACAGACAAGTACGCGGACTCGGGTGTCGTCCTCCGCGATACCGAAACGTGGAACAGCAAGTTCGTCCCCTACCAGAAAGGAGCGCACGTCCTCGCGGCACTGGACGCGGAGATTCGAGTGCGGACAGACGGACAGCAGACGCTCCGCGACGTGTTCGAAAAGCGGTCCGAGGAAAGATACGGCGAACTCCACGACCACGAGGACTTCCGGCGGGCCGTCGTGGACGTGACTGGCGACGGTTCGATGGCCGACTGGGTTGACACCTACGTCGGCACTAACGCCACTCCGCCGGTCCCCGACGACCCGTCCCTGTACGTGAATCACCCCGACGCCGATACCGACGGCGACGGGATGACGGACGGCGAGGAGGCAGCGCTCGGAACTGATCCGTTCAGCGCCGACACCGATGGCGACGGACTCAGTGATGCTGTGGAACTCGCCGGTGCGACGAACGCGACACTTGCCGACACGGACGCCGACGCTCTGGACGACGGCCGGGAGTCCGAACTGCCGACGAACGCGACGCTCGCGGATACGGACGGCGACGGTGTGGTGGATGGACGAGACGACTACCCCCTGAACGCGGAGCACACGACGGTGACGCCGGTTCCGCGGTCAACGGAGACCGAATCGGTCGCTACCACCCAGTCGGAGCCCCCCCCGGACACCACGCCGCGGCGGTACGGCTTGGAGAAGTGGCTGTTCGAGCTAGGCCTGCCCTCGGACGAAACGGCACAAGGCGTTGCACTCGTCGTGCCCGTCGTCGTGTTTCTCCTCATCGCGGTGCGACTGGCTCACTGA
- a CDS encoding helix-turn-helix domain-containing protein, which produces MPDSMAEYLQADMECEGLLECIHGLKQLDKLVFRTLVESAEPLTVDEVADRVERERSTAYRAIQRLLQTGFVQKEQVNYDQGGYYHVYRPTDPDEVADDMQRMLNDWYAKMGTLIQEFRDKYDEEVPRAEAASSK; this is translated from the coding sequence ATGCCCGACTCGATGGCCGAGTATCTCCAAGCGGATATGGAGTGTGAAGGACTCTTGGAGTGCATTCACGGCCTCAAGCAACTGGACAAACTGGTGTTTCGCACGCTCGTCGAATCAGCCGAACCGCTGACCGTAGACGAGGTGGCTGATCGCGTCGAGCGCGAACGTTCGACGGCGTACCGCGCCATCCAACGGCTCTTGCAGACAGGGTTCGTCCAGAAAGAGCAGGTCAACTACGACCAGGGCGGCTACTACCACGTCTATCGTCCGACGGACCCCGACGAAGTCGCCGACGACATGCAGCGGATGCTCAACGATTGGTACGCGAAGATGGGGACGCTCATCCAGGAGTTCCGCGACAAATACGACGAAGAGGTACCGCGCGCCGAAGCCGCCTCCTCGAAGTGA
- a CDS encoding response regulator transcription factor produces the protein MTLTAADVPLKRPTVLVADDEVALTDSIAVWLSDSYRVRTAYDGHEALREFGPSVDIVLLDRHMPGLSGEHVMARLNEMSANPQAALLTATSTDDFRSEVDELGFDAYLTKPISKTELLGVVSDLAAAASESAQH, from the coding sequence ATGACCCTCACTGCCGCTGACGTGCCCCTCAAGCGCCCGACCGTCCTCGTCGCAGACGACGAGGTTGCCCTGACAGATAGCATTGCCGTGTGGCTGTCCGACAGCTACCGCGTCCGGACGGCATACGACGGCCACGAGGCACTCAGAGAATTTGGTCCCTCCGTAGACATCGTTCTCCTCGACCGGCACATGCCCGGTCTCTCAGGAGAGCACGTGATGGCGCGACTGAACGAGATGAGTGCGAATCCGCAAGCGGCGCTTCTCACGGCGACGAGTACCGACGATTTCCGCTCGGAAGTCGATGAACTCGGTTTCGATGCCTACCTCACAAAGCCGATTTCTAAAACCGAACTGTTGGGCGTCGTCTCCGACCTCGCCGCCGCCGCATCGGAATCAGCACAGCACTGA
- a CDS encoding YeeE/YedE family protein, translating into MVGLSLSAAGATVPLVVVGDLFPNGWIDYALGGVLIGLGVSVIYLSTGIIAGASTFLESTLSYVSDLPRFNRGKYVRSRDWRVVFTGGIVLGAALYTVTLGPGGWTTQVQPWRLFLGGTLVGVGTRLGKGCTSGHGVCGIGSGSNTSFVNVATFMLLAIGTAQLVAALGVSP; encoded by the coding sequence ATGGTCGGACTCTCACTCTCCGCCGCAGGCGCTACCGTGCCGCTCGTTGTCGTCGGTGACCTCTTTCCGAACGGATGGATCGACTACGCTCTCGGTGGCGTCCTCATCGGCCTCGGCGTCTCCGTCATCTACCTTTCGACGGGTATTATCGCTGGGGCGAGTACGTTCCTCGAATCGACGCTCTCGTACGTCTCGGATCTCCCCCGCTTCAATCGGGGCAAGTACGTCCGCTCTCGTGACTGGCGCGTCGTCTTCACCGGCGGAATCGTCCTCGGTGCGGCTCTCTACACCGTTACGCTCGGCCCCGGCGGGTGGACCACGCAGGTCCAACCGTGGCGTCTTTTCCTCGGCGGCACGCTCGTCGGCGTCGGGACGCGACTCGGCAAAGGCTGTACATCCGGTCACGGCGTCTGCGGCATCGGTTCCGGGTCAAACACCTCGTTCGTCAACGTTGCCACGTTCATGCTCCTCGCCATCGGGACGGCGCAACTTGTCGCCGCACTGGGGGTGTCGCCGTGA
- a CDS encoding long-chain fatty acid--CoA ligase, with product MPGATDQTLRPFLWRAQKMFPDREVVSRTHEGRERYTYSEYGARVAQLANALAGAGIEDGDRVGTFCWNHHRHFEAYFAVPSMGAQLHTINPLLPDHHIQYIVENAADRLLFVDPSLVEKLAGAYDEDAFESVEQFVVMGSEVPDTPLENVTDYESFVGGEETDYDWPNLPEEQPAGMCYTSGTTGKPKGVEYTQQMLWSHTMASLPEAGLDLRSSDVVMPVVPMFHVNAWGFPFSTTAAGAKHVYPGPSPTPEDLATLIEEEGVTITAGVPTVWLGLLEYLAENDADMSSLERIVIGGSAAPKSVIRRFDEEYDVTVTHAWGMTEMAPLGTVANLKPGMESLPKEEQYEKQAKQGLLVPGLEMRVVDDDGEEVPWNGEDFGELWVRGPWVTTEYFERPEANEEDFEVPAGGASGQSADEVSGVWLKTGDVVTVDPEGYVKIVDRAKDVIKSGGEWISSVELENALMANDNVAEATVVGVPHERWQERPVAFVVPTRGTDEDSLKAELIEMVEDEFPKWWAPDEVVFIEEVPKTATGKFDKKVLREQYDDQSLVEGKTPDDAAPDAND from the coding sequence ATGCCTGGTGCAACTGACCAGACGCTCCGACCGTTTCTCTGGCGCGCACAGAAAATGTTCCCCGACCGCGAGGTCGTCTCGCGAACACATGAGGGGAGAGAGCGCTACACCTACTCCGAGTACGGCGCGAGGGTCGCCCAGTTGGCGAACGCCCTTGCGGGCGCTGGTATCGAAGACGGCGACCGCGTGGGGACGTTCTGCTGGAACCACCATCGCCACTTCGAGGCGTACTTCGCCGTGCCGTCGATGGGTGCGCAACTACACACGATCAACCCGCTTCTCCCCGACCACCACATCCAGTACATCGTAGAGAACGCCGCTGACCGACTTCTCTTCGTGGACCCGTCGCTGGTGGAGAAACTGGCAGGGGCGTACGACGAGGACGCGTTCGAATCAGTCGAGCAGTTCGTCGTGATGGGGAGTGAGGTACCCGACACCCCGCTAGAGAACGTCACCGACTACGAATCGTTCGTCGGCGGCGAGGAGACCGACTACGACTGGCCGAACTTACCGGAGGAGCAACCGGCGGGGATGTGCTACACCTCCGGGACGACGGGAAAGCCGAAGGGAGTCGAGTACACCCAGCAGATGCTGTGGTCGCACACGATGGCGTCGCTTCCGGAAGCAGGTCTCGACCTTCGGTCGTCGGACGTGGTGATGCCCGTCGTGCCGATGTTTCACGTCAACGCGTGGGGGTTCCCGTTCTCGACGACCGCCGCGGGCGCAAAGCACGTCTACCCCGGCCCGTCGCCGACGCCCGAAGACCTCGCAACTCTCATCGAGGAAGAGGGCGTGACGATTACCGCTGGCGTCCCGACCGTCTGGTTGGGTCTGCTCGAGTATCTGGCGGAGAACGACGCCGACATGTCCTCGTTGGAACGCATCGTGATCGGTGGGTCTGCGGCCCCGAAATCGGTCATCCGTCGCTTCGACGAGGAGTACGACGTGACGGTTACACACGCGTGGGGGATGACCGAGATGGCACCGCTCGGCACCGTCGCAAATCTCAAACCCGGAATGGAGTCACTGCCAAAAGAAGAGCAGTACGAAAAGCAGGCCAAACAGGGGCTTCTCGTCCCCGGACTGGAGATGCGCGTCGTGGACGACGACGGCGAGGAAGTTCCGTGGAACGGAGAGGACTTCGGTGAACTGTGGGTTCGCGGACCGTGGGTGACGACCGAATACTTCGAGCGCCCCGAAGCGAACGAGGAGGACTTCGAGGTTCCCGCGGGCGGAGCGAGCGGGCAGTCGGCGGATGAAGTGTCCGGAGTGTGGCTGAAGACGGGTGACGTGGTGACTGTAGACCCAGAGGGCTACGTCAAGATCGTTGACCGCGCGAAGGACGTTATCAAATCCGGCGGGGAGTGGATTTCCTCCGTCGAACTGGAGAACGCGCTGATGGCGAACGACAACGTCGCCGAAGCTACCGTTGTCGGCGTGCCGCACGAACGCTGGCAGGAACGACCCGTCGCGTTCGTCGTGCCGACCCGCGGAACCGACGAGGACAGCCTGAAAGCGGAACTCATCGAGATGGTCGAAGACGAGTTCCCGAAGTGGTGGGCACCCGACGAAGTCGTGTTCATCGAGGAGGTGCCGAAAACGGCCACCGGCAAGTTCGACAAGAAAGTACTCCGAGAGCAGTACGACGACCAGTCACTCGTGGAAGGAAAAACACCCGACGACGCCGCACCTGACGCGAACGACTGA
- the menE gene encoding o-succinylbenzoate--CoA ligase, with product MRDWLSHRARTSPDATALVRAVTGEAWDFTELDGMVDEMAGRLVALGVAPGDHVGVVLQPRVEYVTLIHAAMRLGVTLVPLGDRLTARELAEQIETADVTVLVCGAETEARAVEATDDVPLLSVESTTTTEVVSLTSVLPDPIPPASWSLADVQLLLFTSGTTGEPKAVKLTMGNLLASATASMFRLGFDPDDRWLVTLSLHHMGGIAPVLRMPLYGMTVVLRDEFDAGAAADDIDRYDVTAVSLVPTMLRRMLDSRGTLASSLRTVLLGGAPAPRELVERCRDYSIPVYPTYGMTETSSQVATARPDEAFDHVGTVGRPLFWTDVTVVNEDGDRLPPGETGEFVVSGPTVSPGYYNNPEATAAAFDERGLHTGDVGYVDEGGRLYVLNRVDDRIVTGGENVDPGEVADVLRSHPDVHDVAVVGIPDAEWGECVSALVVSDTDELDRSGLRDFAREQLAGFKIPRVIAFADELPRTVSGTVEREAVREQLIERREAVAGDTDESDEREAGDVGDAGSVSGEDDAGEKEAEDDEKVNDEKVDETDAEGDLGTNTEARADGTQSSSNTDN from the coding sequence ATGCGCGATTGGCTCTCTCACCGCGCTCGAACGTCGCCGGACGCGACGGCACTCGTGCGAGCCGTAACTGGTGAGGCGTGGGACTTTACCGAGTTAGACGGGATGGTCGATGAGATGGCGGGCCGACTCGTCGCGCTCGGGGTCGCGCCGGGGGATCACGTCGGCGTCGTTCTCCAACCGCGCGTGGAGTACGTCACCCTGATCCACGCGGCGATGCGACTCGGCGTGACGCTCGTACCGTTGGGCGACCGACTCACTGCGCGGGAACTCGCAGAGCAGATCGAGACGGCGGACGTGACGGTTCTCGTCTGCGGCGCGGAGACAGAAGCCCGCGCTGTCGAAGCCACCGACGATGTGCCGCTTCTCAGCGTCGAGTCCACGACGACGACGGAGGTGGTGTCTCTCACGTCAGTCCTTCCAGATCCGATACCGCCCGCTTCGTGGTCGCTTGCGGACGTGCAACTCCTCCTCTTTACGTCGGGGACGACGGGGGAGCCGAAGGCAGTGAAACTCACGATGGGGAATCTCCTCGCCAGCGCAACCGCCTCCATGTTCCGTCTCGGATTCGATCCCGACGACCGCTGGTTGGTGACGCTCTCGCTACACCACATGGGCGGTATCGCCCCCGTTCTCCGGATGCCGCTGTACGGGATGACCGTTGTTCTCCGCGACGAATTTGACGCCGGCGCGGCGGCCGACGACATCGACCGCTACGACGTGACTGCCGTCTCGCTCGTCCCGACGATGCTCAGGCGGATGCTCGACAGTCGCGGCACCCTCGCGTCGTCGCTCCGGACGGTCCTTCTCGGCGGCGCGCCCGCTCCGCGCGAACTCGTCGAGCGGTGCCGCGACTACTCTATTCCAGTGTATCCCACGTACGGGATGACCGAGACTTCGTCGCAGGTGGCGACGGCCCGCCCGGACGAGGCGTTCGACCACGTCGGTACCGTCGGCCGTCCCTTGTTCTGGACGGACGTGACCGTCGTCAACGAGGACGGCGACCGACTGCCGCCGGGCGAGACGGGTGAGTTCGTCGTCAGCGGTCCAACAGTCTCGCCGGGGTACTACAACAACCCCGAAGCGACGGCGGCGGCGTTCGACGAACGCGGTCTCCACACGGGCGATGTTGGCTACGTGGACGAAGGGGGCCGTCTGTACGTCCTCAACCGTGTGGACGACCGTATCGTCACTGGCGGCGAGAACGTGGACCCCGGCGAGGTGGCAGACGTACTTCGTTCGCACCCGGATGTCCACGACGTGGCTGTCGTCGGTATTCCCGACGCTGAGTGGGGCGAGTGTGTCTCTGCACTCGTTGTCTCCGACACCGACGAACTCGACAGATCCGGTCTCCGGGACTTCGCACGGGAACAGTTGGCCGGGTTCAAGATTCCGCGCGTTATCGCGTTCGCAGACGAACTTCCACGGACCGTTTCGGGGACCGTCGAACGCGAGGCGGTGCGCGAACAACTTATCGAGCGCCGTGAAGCGGTTGCAGGAGACACCGACGAATCGGATGAGAGAGAGGCGGGAGACGTGGGGGACGCGGGAAGCGTGAGTGGTGAAGACGACGCGGGAGAGAAAGAAGCCGAAGACGACGAGAAAGTAAACGACGAGAAAGTAGACGAGACGGACGCTGAAGGCGATTTAGGGACAAACACTGAGGCACGGGCCGACGGCACACAGTCATCTTCCAACACCGATAACTGA
- a CDS encoding MBL fold metallo-hydrolase → MSLPDLPDLDADVPEITAETLKSRLDDGEELMLLDTRPPAKHEEWRIDADSVTYVNRPYDNYLDGELTDELVAGLPDDEEFVVFCAKGHTSEFVAGKLRLAGYDAVALEDGMEGWARLYEYTELDTDFDGIVGQYYRPSSGCLAYLIVSDDEAAVVDPLRAFTDRYVTDAAEYGASIEYVIDTHVHADHISGLRELAAETGAKTVLSATAADRGVAYVVDVLVEDGDTITLGDADIKVIHTPGHTSGMTSLLVGDVLLTGDGLFTDSVARPDLEAGSEGATDAARTLYETIHERILPLSDGTRIAPAHTASATATSVDGTYTASLGELTAHMEALRYDRDSFVEYVLADMPPRPANYEEIIETNLGQTDVNDEEAFTLELGPNNCAAESTI, encoded by the coding sequence ATGAGCCTGCCAGACCTCCCTGACCTCGATGCCGATGTCCCCGAGATAACGGCGGAGACGCTGAAGTCTCGCCTCGACGACGGCGAGGAACTCATGCTGCTGGATACCCGGCCACCGGCCAAACACGAGGAGTGGCGTATCGACGCTGACTCGGTGACGTACGTCAACCGGCCGTACGACAACTATCTCGACGGAGAACTCACCGACGAACTCGTCGCGGGCCTCCCAGACGACGAGGAATTCGTCGTCTTCTGTGCGAAAGGCCACACCAGCGAGTTCGTCGCCGGGAAACTCCGCCTCGCGGGATACGACGCTGTCGCCCTCGAAGACGGCATGGAAGGGTGGGCGAGACTCTACGAATACACCGAACTCGACACCGACTTCGACGGCATCGTCGGTCAGTACTACCGGCCGTCGAGCGGCTGTCTGGCCTACCTCATCGTCTCCGATGACGAAGCGGCGGTCGTAGACCCACTGCGTGCCTTTACTGACCGGTACGTGACAGACGCGGCCGAGTACGGCGCGAGCATCGAGTACGTCATCGACACTCACGTCCACGCCGACCACATCAGCGGACTCCGCGAACTCGCCGCCGAGACGGGTGCGAAGACGGTTCTCTCGGCGACCGCTGCGGACCGCGGTGTCGCATACGTTGTGGACGTGTTAGTCGAAGACGGCGACACGATCACCCTTGGTGACGCGGACATCAAGGTGATTCACACCCCCGGTCACACCTCCGGCATGACCTCCCTGCTCGTCGGCGACGTGCTTCTCACTGGTGACGGCCTGTTCACAGATAGCGTTGCTCGCCCCGATTTAGAGGCGGGTTCCGAGGGTGCGACCGACGCGGCGCGGACGCTGTACGAGACGATTCACGAGCGGATTCTCCCGCTCTCCGACGGGACGCGCATCGCCCCCGCTCACACTGCCAGTGCGACAGCCACGTCCGTAGACGGTACGTATACGGCCTCCCTCGGAGAACTGACTGCACACATGGAAGCACTCCGGTACGACCGCGATTCGTTCGTTGAGTACGTCCTTGCCGACATGCCACCGCGTCCAGCGAACTACGAAGAAATCATCGAGACGAACCTCGGTCAGACCGACGTGAACGACGAGGAGGCGTTTACGCTCGAACTGGGACCGAACAACTGCGCGGCTGAATCCACCATCTGA
- a CDS encoding YeeE/YedE family protein: MTSENTHPLFLPVILLGGVLFGFGLGLSQMARPEVVLDFLQFEDFGLLFVMGGAAAVTAVVFTVGVRLHRGAPLTGRPYERREKSFDRNVLVGGTVFGVGWGLSGICPGAAYASLGVGNVPILWAIGGMFVGAYVQGYLRAALSERDAAAPTTAD, encoded by the coding sequence GTGACGAGTGAGAACACACATCCGTTGTTCCTGCCCGTTATCCTCCTCGGCGGCGTGCTGTTCGGGTTCGGACTCGGCCTGAGTCAGATGGCGCGACCGGAGGTCGTCTTGGATTTCCTGCAGTTCGAGGATTTCGGACTCCTCTTCGTGATGGGCGGGGCCGCCGCCGTCACCGCGGTCGTCTTCACAGTCGGCGTTAGACTCCACCGAGGCGCACCGCTTACGGGCCGGCCGTACGAGCGTCGCGAGAAATCGTTCGACCGGAACGTCCTCGTCGGCGGCACCGTTTTCGGCGTCGGTTGGGGCCTGTCCGGCATTTGTCCGGGGGCGGCCTACGCGAGTCTCGGTGTCGGCAACGTGCCCATCCTCTGGGCTATCGGCGGCATGTTCGTCGGCGCGTACGTACAGGGGTATCTTCGGGCCGCACTCTCGGAGCGCGACGCGGCAGCGCCGACGACTGCTGACTGA
- a CDS encoding acyl-CoA dehydrogenase family protein, whose amino-acid sequence MDLLDESIVPEHARDVKQTAREFAEEHIRPQAEEYYESGEYPWDILEAGMDAGLVAQDISEEYGGKGYDLLQILAINEELYRVDAGIALTLMLASFGCEIVEDYGSQEQKEKYLRPVAENEQISGLAVSEPQTGSDMAGMTTTAEKTDDGWVLNGEKYWVGNAVEADWLTVYAKTGDTDDRYSNYTMFIVETDTEGYEAEHIPEKMGMRASKQGHIVFDDCVVPEENVIGTPGGGFYMLADFFNHGRVVVGGHGIGLAAHAIEETWEFVHEREGFGRNISDFQSTQHILADMRMEFEAARSLNWRAAEKVANGENAGFWAASAKTKSTETAMMCAERGMQLHGGRSVLNEYPISRVYRDVRIPVIYEGANEIQRNLIYRQSN is encoded by the coding sequence ATGGACCTTCTCGACGAGAGCATCGTCCCAGAACACGCCCGGGACGTAAAGCAGACCGCACGTGAGTTCGCTGAGGAGCATATTCGCCCCCAGGCAGAGGAGTACTACGAGAGCGGCGAGTACCCGTGGGACATCCTCGAAGCAGGTATGGACGCGGGGCTTGTCGCCCAAGACATCTCCGAAGAGTACGGCGGCAAGGGCTACGACCTCCTCCAGATTCTCGCTATCAACGAGGAACTGTACCGCGTTGACGCGGGTATCGCGCTGACGCTCATGCTCGCCTCGTTCGGTTGTGAAATCGTCGAAGACTACGGAAGCCAAGAGCAGAAGGAGAAGTACCTCCGTCCGGTCGCCGAGAACGAGCAGATTTCGGGGCTGGCCGTCTCGGAACCCCAAACCGGTTCCGACATGGCTGGTATGACGACGACGGCCGAAAAGACGGACGATGGCTGGGTGCTGAACGGCGAGAAGTACTGGGTCGGTAACGCCGTCGAAGCCGACTGGCTGACCGTCTACGCGAAGACGGGCGACACCGACGACCGGTACTCGAACTACACGATGTTCATCGTGGAGACGGACACCGAGGGCTACGAAGCCGAACACATCCCCGAGAAGATGGGGATGCGCGCATCTAAGCAGGGTCACATCGTCTTCGACGACTGCGTTGTCCCCGAGGAGAACGTCATCGGCACGCCCGGCGGTGGATTCTACATGCTCGCGGACTTCTTCAACCACGGCCGTGTCGTCGTCGGCGGACACGGCATCGGTCTCGCCGCACACGCCATCGAGGAGACGTGGGAGTTCGTCCACGAGCGCGAGGGATTCGGCCGCAACATCTCTGACTTCCAGTCCACCCAGCACATCCTCGCAGACATGCGCATGGAGTTCGAGGCGGCCCGCTCGCTCAACTGGCGCGCTGCGGAGAAGGTTGCAAACGGCGAGAACGCTGGTTTCTGGGCGGCGTCGGCGAAGACGAAGTCCACCGAGACGGCGATGATGTGCGCCGAACGCGGCATGCAACTTCACGGTGGCCGCTCCGTTCTCAACGAGTACCCCATCTCTCGCGTCTACCGCGACGTGCGCATCCCGGTCATCTACGAGGGTGCAAACGAGATTCAGCGCAACCTCATCTACCGGCAGTCGAATTAA
- a CDS encoding DUF7835 family putative zinc beta-ribbon protein — protein sequence MSKSETGLTELTEYCDICGVRTPHNVSIELKTESTKQTNQEFSREPYRVTECVKCGDENLQRMNDA from the coding sequence ATGTCGAAGAGCGAAACGGGACTGACGGAGTTGACGGAGTACTGTGATATCTGTGGCGTACGAACTCCGCACAATGTCTCGATTGAACTGAAAACTGAAAGCACGAAGCAAACCAACCAGGAGTTCTCACGCGAGCCGTATCGCGTCACCGAGTGCGTCAAGTGCGGTGACGAGAACCTCCAGCGAATGAACGACGCGTGA